The nucleotide sequence AATGATCCTGTTTTTAAGCGGGATGGCGAACATCCGCGACGTCATCCCGTACCCACGCACTCCAGGGAATGCAGAGTTTTAAGACGATTCAGATGGTTAACCACTACCGTCATGCTTGCATAGGTGGGAATCCAGAAGACTATCAGTAGTACCCAATTAACCTTACTATCCGTAAACGTCATTCCCGCGAAGGCGGGAATCCAGAAGACTATCAGTAGTACTCAATTAACCTTACTATCCGTAAACGTCATTCCCGCGAAGGCGGGAATCCAGGGCAAGTGACCAAGATTGCAATCAGAACCCCTGCACTCTCATTTTTTCTTCATTTTTGAAAAAAATACATTTTTACTCTTGAATCACTTTTGTACTTCTGTCAAAGTAACTCTGACTTGCCTGAGACCCGAAACTTGCCTTCATCGCTCTCCTGTTCCCGTTGTTCCACCCTGATACCTGTGGGTGTGCTCACCTGCCCCAGTTGTGGGGAAGGTGTTCAAAACTATTCAATTACAGATGAGAAATCCGGTACAGTAACCATTACGGAACTGACAGCCCCCACGCAGGATATTACTGTTGGTGATGATGCACCTACCGTTGATGCACCCAGCAAAACCTCCCCTGCAATATCGGAATACGACGAAGAAATTGAGCAATTACCCCACGCACCGGTGATTCCGGGCTACCGACTCTATAAAGAGCTGGGTGAAGGGGGCATGGGGGCCGTGTTTCTGGCCCAACAACGGCTGACGCGGAAATTGTTTGCCGTCAAAGTAATGCTGGACCACCGCAGGCAAAGCGAACACAATATCGAGCGGTTCCGACGCGAAGCCCGTTCTCAGGCTCTGATCAACCACCCCAACGTGGTTACCGTGCACCACGTTGGCCCGCAGGAAGAAGTGCCCTACTTCGCCATGGAATATCTGGCGGCCAATTCCCTCAGCGAACTGCTGAAAGCCGGCCCACTGCCGCCGGAACGGGCTGCGACAATCATCCGCGATTGCTGCCGTGGTGTTCAGGCAGCGCACCAGTCGGGCACAATCCACCGTGATTTGAAACCAGGCAACATACTCCTTTCAGAAGATGGCACCGCCAAAGTGGCTGACTTTGGTCTGGCAAAGACCCTGGGCGACGACACGGTTACCATGTCCAACGCGGTGATGGGTACCCTCAGGTACATGTCCCCACAGCAGGCGAAGGGGGACAAAGCAACGGAACTGTGCGACATTTTTGCCCTGGGGGCCACCCTGCACAGTGTATTAACAAAATTTAATCCCTTTCAGGATCTGGCAGATGAAAAGCAGATTCTAGCCAAAAAAGCCGCTGCAACAGACAGTCTGCTTCCACCGGTGAACAAACTAGATAGCACGATTTGCCCTATTTTAAGTGCTATTGTAGATAAGGCCACCGCCCACAACCCGAAAGATCGCTACCAGACAGCAGATGATTTTGCAAACGACCTCGATGCCTGGCTGCAAAACGAACCCACGCATGCCAAGCCACTGACTGGATTGCGAAAACTCCGCTGGCGCGTGCGAAAGCACCGCAGGCAGATTGCCCTAGCGCTCCTGATCCTGCTGGCAGGCAGCGCTACCAGCTATGCGGTAATAATCGCTAACAAAAATAGCGCGAACCAAAAGCCCGTTGCCACTGTCGATCCGCTGGAAATCATGGAGCGGGACTTGGCAAACCTGAAGGTGGGCGAAAAGTACGAAGTGGTTGGCCCCACCGGCAAACCGAAGTGGATTAATTGGGAAGTGGGAGAATCCACATTAGGAACCACCATTACCGGTGACGGCGCAGCCAGCTTCCAGACGCAGCTCTATTCAATGTTGACCCTAGTTCGTGATCCAATGCACGATCGCTATCGGGTTTCATTTGAATTGCGGCATTGCACATTTCCTGATCAAGAATCTCAAATTGGTTTTTATTTCGGTCTTGATAAAAGCAAAACAAGCAACGATGAGGATGCCTGGCGCGATTTACGTTCGCTACAGGGATTTTTGGCCACTTGGGCAAGATACTCCTCAGCGTATTAAAGATAGGCACATTGTTGAAATTGCCGACCATCGGGTGTTGCTGAAAAACCAGGAACATGTTGTTGACGAACGCATTCTGAGTCTGCCCGGCGGACCATACAGCAAGCTACCTTTCAGTTTGTTCTTTGTACCAATGAACGACTTCCAAAAAATGAATGTATTTCGAAAATTCTGGATCGATTTCAGCCCCCGAGAATATCGTTGTGAATATGCAATTCGCCGACCACCTCCAATCATTGGATATGCCAGTTAGTGTTATGGATCAACATAAGCGAAAGAATTTTTTGACCAGCCAGCTACAAGATGGCACTACTGCTACATTCAACAAATGGCATTCCAGAAGTGGTTTCGGTGTGTATGCCAAAAATGCGACTATAGCATTTCGAAATATAATCTTTGAAAAATTACCAAGCAACTAGGAGAATCTTTAGTATGAATATTTTCAAAAAGCTATGGAACTGGCTATTTGGCTGGCTGATCAGAGTTGGACCATTAACGAACATTGGAGGCGGTGTCAATGTATACGCCCCAATTGGTGGAGAAACTGTCGGTAGAACTTTTTACATAGATGGCACTAGTCCAGGCATGTCACCCAACCAAGTTAATTGGAGCTTATTCGAATTTGATAACACTGCAGCAATCCAATCCGGCAATTTTTCTGTAACTGGTGCATTTTCACATCGTTTAACGTTGAATCAGATTAATGAATCGAACAACCCACATATTTTGAAACTATATTCAGGAATGTCGGGCAATGCTAAAGATTTTGAGCTATATATCGTTAATATTGATCCAGTAATAGAGACAGAAACAATATCGTTTCCATAATACAAATAGATGTTTTATTTTATAGAATTATTATTGCCTCATGAATCATTAGGGAAATATCATGGCAAAAAATGTAAAAGTTGAGGGAACCGTCAATAGTTCATACAGAAACAATGTTATAAAAGTTAAGTGTGTATTATACAGACGCAACGCAATGGGTAGAATAATTGGCAAATTTCAAGCATATCAGGATGCAACTTATGACTCTGGTACAGGTTCATATATGGTTACGTTTCCAAATGTGCCTGAAGCTCCGGGGATGAGTCCCCAAAGATATGTCGTGAAAGTAGATATCATTTTTCAGACAAATACTCAGCGAGATACCTCTCATTGCCGTTCAGTAGACGTTACCTGATTATTTTTTGTAGCACGTCAGGTAATAACTCAATTGAAACTAAAAAATTACGACATCTTCAATTGGGAATAAGCCAGTAGGACAAGCATCCGGCAGTTCATTGACCTGGACTCCAGCTACTTCCATTTCCGAATCGCTGATCAGGGTGTTGGGTTCGTCGCGGTGCTTCAACAGCTGCATAACTTCCCTGGCATTCAGTTGCGTGGTCATGTCGCTGGGATCTACACCCGTGGGTGGGCTTTGTGTATTAGAACGAGGTGATCGACACCTGATCGTTCGGCAGCAGTGCGACACGCCAAATCAGCTGACTATTGACTTGGGTGCTGATGGTGCTGCCCAGATCACGAATCATTACCAGTCCATCGGCCAGTAGAATCGCACGATGCACCTTGGAAGTGCTTTTGCGATCGAGCAGCAGGTCCCAGTTTTTCTTGCGACTAATGACAGTTCTTTTCTTCACCAGATGAAATTCCTGGCCATCTGATGGAATCTGCCGTGCTTTTTAGAAAATGCCCTACCGGTGATGAAGAATTGGCACAGAGAAAACGGGGCAACTGGCTACTACCAGGAAATGGTATTTTAGCCTTAAGCCCGTTTCTGGTCGTTAATATTCGCGTGCTGGGGAAATAGGATTCGTAGCCAAACATACACAAACGCCTGCTGAAAAGCTGTCTGAAGTAATTAAGAGCGTTCACTCATTCAATAAGCATCGATAACAATAATTCTTCAGATATGATTCTTGCTTCAACAGACTTATTATTAATTTGAGTATTGTGAAGGATGCAGAGCGAAACTCTGCATCGAAGCAAACTGCGACTTACTTGGGAATCAGGACGGTGTCGATCACGTGAATCACACCATTAGCGCATTTGATGTCGGTCTTGGTGACTTTGGCGTCGCCAATTTTCACTCCGTCTTTGGTGCTGATCTTGAAGCCGTTCACTTCTTTACCATCCAGACCAACAACGTCTTTGGCATAAACATCTTTGCCCACAACAACGTGTGCCAACAGAATCTTCTTCAGTAATTCCTTGTCTGCAAGCACTTTCTTGATGGTTGCATCACCCAGTTTGGCGAATGCTTCATCGGTAGGAGCAAATACCGTGAAAGGACCTTTGCCTTTCAGAGTTTCAACAAGTTCTGCAGCTTTGACAGCGGCCACCAGGGTGTTGAACTTGCCAGCAACGGCGGTGTCAACAATGTCCTTGGGTTCTGCGGCATTCGTGTTGGTAGAACCGAACGATAATGTGAGAACAGCAAACAGAGAAGCAACAATAAATCGTTTCAACATAATCAAAATCCTTACTTTTTTAGTAACTGCAACAATCGCACATGTGCATCAACATCAATAGACAGAACAATCAATCCGTCAAACGATTCATCATTTTTTCATTGATTTCTTTGTTCGCTGTGATCTCAATCTTAGAGCATCAGCAGATAATTTTGCTTTCTGGTTGCAACCGATCTTTGTCTGTGCGATTCTAGACAGGTTGCTTTCAGGGGATAGACATGGGGAACGATTTCAAACAATTTGCGGTAGCGGGATCGATGCTTGCTGGTGCGGCTGCACTGGATGCGATGCAGAAGAACAACGATGAATTACGGATCGGCCTGATTGGTTGTGGGGGGCGTGGCACTGGTGCCGCTTCGCAGGCACTGAAGGCAGATTCGAATGTTCGGTTGACTGCCATGGGCGATGCATTTGAGGATCGCCTGCAAAGCAGTCTGAAAACATTAAAAAATTATGAAGCACTGGCGGCAAAAATTGATGTCCCTGCTGAACGCCAGTTTGTGGGCCTGGATGCTTACCAGAAAGTGTTGCAGCACTCCGATGTGGTGCTGCTTTGCACCCCACCTGGCTTTCGCCCACAGCACCTGAAGGCGGCGATTGATGCGGGCAAGCACGTTTTTGCAGAAAAACCAGTTGCAGTCGATGGGCCAGGCATTCGGTCGGTGCTGGAAAGCTGCAAAAAGGCCCAGGAAAAGAACCTGGGGGTGCTTTCCGGGCTCTGTCTGCGTTTTCACTACGGTTTTCAGGAAATCATCAAACGTGTGCACGATGGGGCGATTGGCGATCTGAAAGTCTTACAGGCAAACGACTTACGTACCGGTCGCTGGGCGAGAACCCGCCAGCCGGAATGGACTGATCTGCAATATCAGATGCGAAACTGGTACAACTTCACCTGGTTATCGGGTGACTTTAATGTGGAACAGCATGTCCACTTTCTGGATGTCTGTGCCTGGTTAATGAATGGGCAATATCCCACTGCTGCAACGGGGGTGGGTGGCAGGCAAGTTCTTACTGGCAAAGAACATGGAAACATTTACGACCATTTTTCGATTGTCTACGAGTATGCAGATGGGGCGAAAATGTTCAGCAACACCCGTCAACAACCCGGCTGCAAAAATGAACTGTCCGCATCGGCGATTGGCACCAAAGGAATGGCGTTCCTTTCCGAACGAACGGATGGCATTTATCTGACGAATCCCGAACGGTGGGTTTATCAGGGGAAAGAAAACAACATTTACCAGACAGAACATGATGAATTTTTCATGAGTATCCGTGCGGGCAAGCCATTCAACAACGGGGAGTATATGGCAAAGAGTACCCTGTTGGCCATCATGGGGCGCATGGCCGCTTACACCGGACAGCGAATTACCTGGGAGATGGCATTGAACTCCAAAGAAAGTCTGGTACCTGACCAACTGGACTGGAAGATGAAACTCCCAGATCCGCCCATTGCCATTCCTGGTATTACGAAATTTCAATGAGGTAACACATGGAAACCAACTGGAATCTCACGAACACACGTCGGCAGTTTCTGGCAGGAACTGCCATCGCTTCCGCTACCCTGCTGCACAATGGTGGGGTGTGGGCCGAAGAAAAACCAGCCGCACCTACTGAATTTCAAGTCGCCTGCATGACCCTGCCATATTCGAACTTTCCATTTGCCAGAGCACTGGAAGGGATTCGCAATGCTGGCTACAAGTTTGTTGCGTTAGGCACCACCCACCTGGAAGGGGGCAAAAAAGCAGCCATCATTGGGGATTCCACCAGTCTGATGGCAGCCAAAGCAGTGGGCAAACAGTGCCGAGATGCGGGACTCGAGCCACTCATGATGTTCTCATTAATTTATCCCGAAGCCACCAATGGCTTGAAAGTTCTAACGCAACGCTTACAGCAGGCCGCAGCAGCAGGAATTCCCCAGGTGCTGACTTTTGGCCACACCAAAGGTGGGAACCATGAAGTCTGGATTGAACGGCTGAAACTTCTTGGTCCAATTGCAGAAAAAGAGGGTGTGGTGCTGGTGATTAAGCAGCACGGTGGGGAAACGGGTACGGGTGCGGCCTGTGCGAAGATTGCTGAAGCGGTCAATCACCCACATGTGCAGGTGAATTATGATGCGGGTAATGTCATGGATTACCTGAATGTTGACCCGATTTCTGACTTAAAAACTTGTGCAGCAAGGGTTTACAGTTTTTGCATCAAAGACCACCGTAATTTTCCAAAAGATGAGGACTGTGGACCGGGCCTGGGTGAAATTGACCACTACAAGTTGCTGCACCTGGTGGCGAATCTGGGAAGAAAGATCCCACTATGCTGTGAAAATATCTTCGCACCGCTGCTACCCAGACCAAAAACAGCAGAGGGTGTTGATGCGATGGCAAAACGGGCAAGAGAGTTTCTGGATCTGGTCATTCAAGGGCTGCAAACCGTTCAGACTGGCAAGTAACGAAGCTCTTACCGATTTGTGTTATTCCACAGGTATTTTTTTGCCCAGTTTCTCTGCCGCTTTTTGTAACGTGGCAGAGTGATCAATATTCAACACTTCCGGCTGGGCCAATAGCGAGCGGTTTTCCAGATCGGTGTACCGCACAATCATATTCACACGGGTGATATCCACGTGGTAGGTGCTCCAGGGCAAAAAGAGCGTGTAGCCTTCACCAATCAGATCCCTTCTCAAAAACCTGCTGGCTGTGGCTGCATCAATTCGCCATTGTTCCAGTAAGCGTGCGGAACTGCCACCTTTGGGCGATTGATCAAACAGATCAATCACAAAAGAACCATTCCCACGCAGCGGAGCGGTTTCATCCACACCAAAAACGTAGACTCGTGCCAACAACCCAGGCTGATCCTCCCCACCTCTTGTGGGATCGGGGGCATAAATTACCTTGTTGTTCCATGCCACCGATACGCGGGCTGCCTGATCGGGACGCTCTGCACCTGCTACAAAGTTTACCTGCTCTTTCTGAGCTGGTACCACCATCTCAGGCGGGGGTAACTTCCCCACAGTATCTTTTGTGGGAGCCGCAGATGGGGTGATGGCATCTGATTTGGCAGCCTGTACCTGATCCGGCAGGGCGATCATCGGTTGCTCTGGCGTTTTTGCCCGAAAACCGAATGTCTCTTCCAGCGGTGATTTGCAACCGGTATTCACCAGCAGGCAGCATCCCAAACTGAACCATGTATATCGCGAAAATAAATGACCTTTCTTCATTATTGGTTACCATCCATGGTAAAAAATCTTACGGTTACTTGCGGTTCATTGGCATTTCAATTGCTGGTTTCAACAGTGCCGGGTTCACCAGATTAGCCGGATTTGAGCTGGTCGCTGAAATCGGCAGCACGGGCACCGTCGGCAATGAAGAATCCGCTTTCGACGGATCTTTTGGTGCTTTCGGCTGTGCTGGTGAAGGCAAGTCAGGCAACTTCGGCACTTCAATCCCTGGGGTTGAAGGACTTGCAGGTGGTATTTCACCTTCGGGTAAAGGCTTTGGCAGTGTCAACGGCTGTTCCATCCCCGGAGCCTGTGGTTGTACCCACGATTCGGAGGGCACAATTTCACCAGGAACACGATCGCCCAGGCCACTGGTCGGTCCACTATAGATCTTGTCGATTTCCTGGAGCCGCCAGTTCATCTTGCGTGCTTCTTCCATCAGCAACCGTTCTGAATCAGCCGAGTTACGAATGATGTGCGGCGTCATAATGAACAACAGCTCGCGTTTGACCTGTTCCTGCGTACGGAAGCGGAACAGAGTACCCACGTAAGGCAGGTCGCCCAGCCACGGCACTTTGCTTTCAAAGCGTGAATCCGACTTGCTGATCAAGCCACCTAACACCATTGTTTCCCCATCACCCACCAGGACAGTGGTAGAAATCTGCTGCAGGTTGAAAGCAGTGGCAAACAACCCGTTCCCTAACGGAATCAGCGAATCCTGTGGTGAAGACACACTTGGATCAACCCGCATCAGGATCTTGCCATCAGGATTGATCCGTGGGGTGACCCGCAAGGTAGTACCCAGTAAAACTCGGTCAATCGTTTGCTGCAAGGTACCCAGTGCTGTTGCCTGGCTGCCCGTTGTATAGGGGAAGTCCTGACCAACAAACACCTGGCCCACCTGATTATCCAGCGTCGTAATGGTGGGACGCAAGACAGTATCAATCCGACCTTGTAACTTCAAAGCCCGGACCAGCACGTTGACCGTGTCGCTGGCGGCAGAGAACACGAAACCACCCACACCCGCCTGTCCAACCCGACCCACGCCATAGTTGGTAAGACCCTGGAAGCCCACCACACCCGAATTGGTGATCGAAGGCTGACTGACTGCGTTGGTGGTGTTAAACCCAAACGGATTGACGACATCCGTACCAGTGGTATTTACCGTTACCCCAGGTACCAGTGTGCCACCATTGGCCGCACTGAAAACGTTACCCAGTGCGGGCACCAGGCCACGGCTAAAGAGTACTGGAGACTGCAGGCCGATTTCCACACCAAAATCTTCGCTGTTGTTCAGCACTACTTCCGCGATCATCACTTCGATCGACACCTGTAGTGGTTGAGCATCCAACTGATTGATGATTGGCAGAATCGCTGCATAGGCCTGTGGGGTGGCACTGATAAGCAGGTTATTGGTCACCGGCTCTGCAGCGATCACAATATTCCGCTGAATCTGCTGAAAACCAGACAACTGATTCCCACTTTGAATCACGGACAGAGAGTTATTCAGGTACGTCTGCAAAACGTTGGCGACATCAGCCGCACCCGCATTCCGCAGTTTGATCACATGATTGCCACGCAGATCGACAGCAGAATCTTCCAGGCGAGCAATGATGGCTGCAATGGCATCCAGATCGTTCTGACTGCCAGCAACGATGATCGAATTGCTTCGTTCATCGACCGTAATCTGCAAATTAATCAGGTTGGCACTGACACCTGGCTGGCCAGTCAATGTCAGCAGTGGTCGATTCGCAGCACCACCGCCCAGACCTCCGGCACCTTGTGTTGCACCGAAGAACAACTGCTGAATCAGGTTGGCGGTCAATACCGCATCTGCCTTTTTCAACGTATAAATATTGATCTGAGCACTAGCTGCACTGGGCACATCCAGATCGTCGACCAGTGCCATCAGCAAAGCCATCGTTTTCTTGGGTGCAGACAACAACAGGCTGTTGCTGCACATCCGGGGTGATATGTACATCTTCCAGATAGCCGGAAGAGATCGAGCCATCACCATTCGACCGGAAAAACTGCAGCGAGGTCGTCTTAGTGGTGTTGGTTGCCTGGGAACCAAGCTGCACGCCAGTATTACCCTGACCACCTACTCCGCCACCCAAACCGCCGAGACCCCCCTGACCGCCGATGCCGCCACCTCCGAAACCACCGCCGCCACCGAATCCACCACCCCCACCTTGTTGCTGGATTTGCACCAGCCCGGGGAGTTGCTGCTGTTGCAATGGCTGTGGGAGAACACCCTTCGTCAATGCATTAAGAATCACTGCAGAGATTTCATCGGCAACAGCATTCTTCAAACGCACGATGCGGAATTCGTTCATTGCCTGTGATTCGGACGTATCCAGTTTGGCAATCAACCGCTTTACTTCTTCCATATCTGCAGGAGCGGCCTGCACATAGATCGTATTCGAACTGACATCGTAGTAGACCTTATCCGACAACTGTCCGATCTGAATGCCAGATGCCACTGCACGCTGGGCGAGGTAGTTCCCCACCAATTGTGCGACAATCTGGGCAGAAGCTTTCTTCAGTGGGATTGCTTCTGGTTCCAGAGTGCTCTTAACATCCTGTTTGAGGATTTCTGCTTTGTAGTATTCTGCACGTCCGGCGGGTGCAAATAAGAGAATCACATTCTGGCGTGGAATCGGCAACATAAACACCGAGCGAGGTTGAGCGATGTTCTGTTGCT is from Zavarzinella sp. and encodes:
- a CDS encoding serine/threonine-protein kinase, whose product is MPSSLSCSRCSTLIPVGVLTCPSCGEGVQNYSITDEKSGTVTITELTAPTQDITVGDDAPTVDAPSKTSPAISEYDEEIEQLPHAPVIPGYRLYKELGEGGMGAVFLAQQRLTRKLFAVKVMLDHRRQSEHNIERFRREARSQALINHPNVVTVHHVGPQEEVPYFAMEYLAANSLSELLKAGPLPPERAATIIRDCCRGVQAAHQSGTIHRDLKPGNILLSEDGTAKVADFGLAKTLGDDTVTMSNAVMGTLRYMSPQQAKGDKATELCDIFALGATLHSVLTKFNPFQDLADEKQILAKKAAATDSLLPPVNKLDSTICPILSAIVDKATAHNPKDRYQTADDFANDLDAWLQNEPTHAKPLTGLRKLRWRVRKHRRQIALALLILLAGSATSYAVIIANKNSANQKPVATVDPLEIMERDLANLKVGEKYEVVGPTGKPKWINWEVGESTLGTTITGDGAASFQTQLYSMLTLVRDPMHDRYRVSFELRHCTFPDQESQIGFYFGLDKSKTSNDEDAWRDLRSLQGFLATWARYSSAY
- a CDS encoding FHA domain-containing protein; this encodes MKKRTVISRKKNWDLLLDRKSTSKVHRAILLADGLVMIRDLGSTISTQVNSQLIWRVALLPNDQVSITSF
- a CDS encoding fasciclin domain-containing protein; translated protein: MLKRFIVASLFAVLTLSFGSTNTNAAEPKDIVDTAVAGKFNTLVAAVKAAELVETLKGKGPFTVFAPTDEAFAKLGDATIKKVLADKELLKKILLAHVVVGKDVYAKDVVGLDGKEVNGFKISTKDGVKIGDAKVTKTDIKCANGVIHVIDTVLIPK
- a CDS encoding Gfo/Idh/MocA family oxidoreductase; the protein is MGNDFKQFAVAGSMLAGAAALDAMQKNNDELRIGLIGCGGRGTGAASQALKADSNVRLTAMGDAFEDRLQSSLKTLKNYEALAAKIDVPAERQFVGLDAYQKVLQHSDVVLLCTPPGFRPQHLKAAIDAGKHVFAEKPVAVDGPGIRSVLESCKKAQEKNLGVLSGLCLRFHYGFQEIIKRVHDGAIGDLKVLQANDLRTGRWARTRQPEWTDLQYQMRNWYNFTWLSGDFNVEQHVHFLDVCAWLMNGQYPTAATGVGGRQVLTGKEHGNIYDHFSIVYEYADGAKMFSNTRQQPGCKNELSASAIGTKGMAFLSERTDGIYLTNPERWVYQGKENNIYQTEHDEFFMSIRAGKPFNNGEYMAKSTLLAIMGRMAAYTGQRITWEMALNSKESLVPDQLDWKMKLPDPPIAIPGITKFQ
- a CDS encoding TIM barrel protein, with product METNWNLTNTRRQFLAGTAIASATLLHNGGVWAEEKPAAPTEFQVACMTLPYSNFPFARALEGIRNAGYKFVALGTTHLEGGKKAAIIGDSTSLMAAKAVGKQCRDAGLEPLMMFSLIYPEATNGLKVLTQRLQQAAAAGIPQVLTFGHTKGGNHEVWIERLKLLGPIAEKEGVVLVIKQHGGETGTGAACAKIAEAVNHPHVQVNYDAGNVMDYLNVDPISDLKTCAARVYSFCIKDHRNFPKDEDCGPGLGEIDHYKLLHLVANLGRKIPLCCENIFAPLLPRPKTAEGVDAMAKRAREFLDLVIQGLQTVQTGK
- a CDS encoding secretin N-terminal domain-containing protein → MALLMALVDDLDVPSAASAQINIYTLKKADAVLTANLIQQLFFGATQGAGGLGGGAANRPLLTLTGQPGVSANLINLQITVDERSNSIIVAGSQNDLDAIAAIIARLEDSAVDLRGNHVIKLRNAGAADVANVLQTYLNNSLSVIQSGNQLSGFQQIQRNIVIAAEPVTNNLLISATPQAYAAILPIINQLDAQPLQVSIEVMIAEVVLNNSEDFGVEIGLQSPVLFSRGLVPALGNVFSAANGGTLVPGVTVNTTGTDVVNPFGFNTTNAVSQPSITNSGVVGFQGLTNYGVGRVGQAGVGGFVFSAASDTVNVLVRALKLQGRIDTVLRPTITTLDNQVGQVFVGQDFPYTTGSQATALGTLQQTIDRVLLGTTLRVTPRINPDGKILMRVDPSVSSPQDSLIPLGNGLFATAFNLQQISTTVLVGDGETMVLGGLISKSDSRFESKVPWLGDLPYVGTLFRFRTQEQVKRELLFIMTPHIIRNSADSERLLMEEARKMNWRLQEIDKIYSGPTSGLGDRVPGEIVPSESWVQPQAPGMEQPLTLPKPLPEGEIPPASPSTPGIEVPKLPDLPSPAQPKAPKDPSKADSSLPTVPVLPISATSSNPANLVNPALLKPAIEMPMNRK